The following are encoded together in the Rhizobium brockwellii genome:
- a CDS encoding SDR family oxidoreductase, with protein MKVTVVGASGLIGTRLSEKLRRSGHDVAAASLSLGVDTVTGKGLDVAMAGTEVVVDVTNAASFGDGSALDFFKSSTKNLLAAAAQAGIRHYLALSVVGTPRLVESDYFRAKMVQENLIRASGRPYTILRSTQFYEFINGLIDIGAEGNVFRLPSALMRPVAAGDVAAFLAQLAAGAPLGDVVEIGGPEQFGIDEIARIYLAANEDERQVITDQSTSYFGVELTDDALIPGAGARMARQTLSDWLYQSMGE; from the coding sequence ATGAAAGTCACCGTGGTGGGAGCAAGCGGTCTGATCGGAACGCGGCTCAGCGAGAAGTTGCGCCGATCGGGCCACGATGTCGCGGCCGCATCATTGTCGCTTGGCGTCGACACGGTTACCGGCAAGGGACTGGACGTGGCGATGGCGGGAACCGAAGTCGTTGTGGACGTGACCAATGCCGCATCGTTCGGTGACGGTTCGGCGCTCGATTTCTTCAAGTCGTCGACGAAGAATTTGCTCGCAGCTGCGGCGCAAGCCGGCATCCGGCACTATCTCGCACTCTCCGTCGTCGGCACGCCGCGCCTCGTGGAGAGCGATTATTTTCGCGCGAAAATGGTGCAGGAAAATCTCATCCGGGCTTCAGGTCGACCCTATACGATCCTCCGCTCCACGCAATTTTACGAGTTCATAAACGGATTGATCGACATCGGTGCGGAAGGCAATGTCTTTCGATTGCCATCGGCGTTGATGAGGCCGGTCGCAGCCGGGGATGTCGCTGCATTCCTGGCGCAACTGGCAGCCGGCGCTCCCTTGGGCGATGTCGTCGAAATCGGCGGCCCGGAGCAGTTCGGCATCGATGAAATCGCCCGGATCTATCTCGCCGCGAACGAAGACGAACGCCAGGTGATAACCGATCAATCCACGTCGTATTTTGGCGTCGAACTGACCGACGACGCACTGATTCCCGGCGCCGGTGCGCGCATGGCGCGCCAGACGCTTTCCGACTGGCTCTACCAGTCGATGGGGGAGTAG